In Arthrobacter sp. CJ23, the genomic window CTTGGCTGCTCGAGCCTCAGTTAACCGGGCCGGTGAACTTCTCACCGGGACCCTTGCCGGGCTCATCGGGGATGAGGGAGGCTTCGCGGAAGGCGAGCTGGAGGGAGCGCAGGCCGTCGCGCAAGGGCCCGGCGTGCTGGGAACCGATCTCCGGCGCGGCTGCGGTCACGAGGCCGGCGAGGGCCGTGATGAGCTTGCGGGCTTCGTCGAGGTCCTTGAGTTCTTCAGCGTTGGCGTCGTCGGCCAGGCCGACCTTGACGGCTGCGGCGCTCATGAGGTGGACGGCGCCCGTGGTGATGACCTCCACGGCCGCAACTTCCGAGATGTCACGGATCTGCTGGGCCACACCGGCGTCGGCGGCGGGTGCCTCGCTGTAGGAATTGTGTGAATTGCTGTCTGAAGTGCTCATGCTGCTAAGCTTGTCACAGACCGACTGGAAGTCGTTATTTTGCTGTGTTGAATCCCGCCGCGCTTGATGTGCGCTTGGCGGGGTATTTCTGTAGAATTGGTTTTCAGTTTGCAAGCGGAGTTCTCTCCCACCCGCGTCAGCCGTATTCCCTCAGGGGATGGAAGTTGCCGGGTACCTGGTCGGACATTGCTCACGGGCCCAGCCCATAAGCAGTGCGCACTGCCCCATGGGCAGCCTGCTCCGATCTTCGAGGCCTTCGATTGCGCCAGCAATTGGGGGCCTTCTCTATTTTGCCGGTGACACTCACCACAACCACAGGAGCTTTAACATTAGCGAGCCAAGAATCAATGAGCGTATCCGCGT contains:
- a CDS encoding DUF1844 domain-containing protein; this encodes MSTSDSNSHNSYSEAPAADAGVAQQIRDISEVAAVEVITTGAVHLMSAAAVKVGLADDANAEELKDLDEARKLITALAGLVTAAAPEIGSQHAGPLRDGLRSLQLAFREASLIPDEPGKGPGEKFTGPVN